Proteins encoded in a region of the Rhizophagus irregularis chromosome 24, complete sequence genome:
- a CDS encoding uncharacterized protein (SECRETED:cutsite_VSA-HG; SECRETED:prob_0.7852); SECRETED:SignalP(1-28): MVQSKISGAINFILIFTLLIGLVGRVSAHGILLSPTPRLLYGDNVTDVIFKVSNPTKEFPCGLAGDGPGPVTVYKPGEKILIAYNRTITHGGDCLMQLSRYGDKYDKDFETFENLGTCGMEKGLFTAFVMVPHDECDNEDCVMRFRWDDNVGNNYLYCINVRIKKYPDCWDSKRRRSIGTTRRALKN, translated from the coding sequence atggTTCAATCCAAAATCTCTGGTGCTATCAACTTCATTCTTATCTTCACACTTTTAATTGGACTCGTTGGACGAGTTTCAGCTCATGGTATTCTTCTTAGCCCTACTCCAAGACTTCTATATGGCGATAATGTTACCGATGTAATCTTTAAGGTTTCCAACCCAACCAAGGAATTCCCCTGTGGTTTAGCCGGTGATGGTCCAGGCCCAGTTACAGTATACAAACCTGGTGAGAAAATTTTAATCGCCTATAATAGAACTATTACTCACGGTGGAGACTGTTTAATGCAATTGTCTCGATATGgtgataaatatgataaagatTTCGAGACTTTCGAGAACTTGGGAACATGTGGCATGGAAAAAGGCTTATTCACTGCGTTTGTTATGGTACCACACGATGAATGTGATAACGAAGATTGTGTAATGAGATTCAGATGGGATGATAACGTTGGAAACAATTACTTGTATTGCATTAATGttagaataaagaaatatccTGATTGCTGGGATTCAAAGAGAAGAAGATCCATCGGTACAACTAGAAGagctttaaaaaattaa